The sequence below is a genomic window from Lytechinus pictus isolate F3 Inbred chromosome 6, Lp3.0, whole genome shotgun sequence.
tggaaaaaaatggggggggggggtgggctgaagtccccctagcccccccccccccccccgcttccgtggcccctgtattggaataaaaatgatcgcaaacgatcgcacgagcaaaattgtgaaagccccttaacTGAGACCGCGCACGCTGCACATTGCACAGAGAGATCATAATAAACAAGATAGCTGAATTAAGGAAATTAAGGCAAAGAGGAGAAAGATATGATTATCTATAGAATGTGAATGCGTTGAGCCAAGACAGATCTTTGTTGAGGCCACTTTCAAACGTGCGGCTTTTGACGATATGTCTCAGCTCAGCCCATTTCCGTTCCTCTGCCGATCTGTACCCTCCGCCGAAGATGCAGACTTTGATATCTTTGACAGAGTGATTAGGGAGGTTGAAGTGGTCGGCCACTGGAAAGTCCTTTTTGTTTTTGGTGATCAGATGTAGAATGATAAAGGTTACGAAATATTTTGTGTTGTTGTGACATAACAGTGGTTTGCgagacaatatatatatatatatatacattgtcaATGATAAAGTAATGGTGGGTGAAAAACTGATAACCAACGCAAAAtgtttattatgattttaatgaaaggTGAAAATGCTGTGTGTCGTATACGGGACTCAGAAATGTTCcttacgacacgcaacatttttgTAACCTCTTATCAccaattgacattttttatttaattgtttgtttacttatttatttattttatttcccggcaaagaaaaacaagaatgtGTACAAGAGGAAGAAATTACCACCGACTAGTGCCTGAGGAtgactaaaataaaaaatggtttCTGCTTTCTTTGTTGATATTTTACATGACTACCCATTTAATATTATCAGtccaaaacaaattgaagtccATCGTTTATTCAGACAGCAGATtgaaaaaatgttgtgaaattTACAGATTTTTCAAGCAAGGAATCGTTCAATTAATAGTAGTAACATCTTTTCCAAATCGAGATCGTCCACGCGTTCTCGCAAACCACTGTTATGTCACAACAACACAAAATATTTCGTAACCTTTATCATTCTACATCTGATTTAAGTGAAATTTTCTATGGCatgcaattttgaattttctcaATATTTGCTCATCAACATTACCAATATCCCAATAATATGCGGTTATTTTGACCGCGTTGTTTCCTTGCAGTCATCCCGGAAGATCGCGTGAGGCAATTAGTTACTAAGACGAAATCGGAAATCGGCAAAAGTAAGGCTTCTTTTCGCTGCAGTCGTAATCATTCCAGAACTGCCTTTCCGCGTTGGACCCGTGGTTCCGAGGAGCGACGCAGTCCTCATTGCCATTGTTGTTCGGTTCGCCCGACTGCCAGAGTAGGTAGTTAACCTCCGTCCCGTCACTCCATTGATAGTAACCTTCGTATTGCAAGTCGTGTAACCCTATCCAATAGGACTAGAAGGGGTGAGAAAGAGAGTGGTATTTGTAAttcgcatcatttatttattgttttttaaggATGGATAGAGCTTTTACGTTCTCTTTTGAGGCCACAGGAAACACTCTTTTTGtagtttctgcattttattcaacaattaATAATCAATTAACATGTTCACATAATAGCAAACATATAATGAATACATGTTTAATGTGATTagatataaatgaaattgacTAAGACTGATCATTAGATTATACATAAGCATGTGATATAGTAAGTTCAGTAAAATACAGGGGCCAGCTATTAGACTTATAATCACAAAGATGATTGAAGCAATAGCAGCCAGGAGAGGGTGCTACATGGAAACcatcattttgataaaataatgtcacaaaatttaaaatattgaaaattagaaGCTCGGTTAGGAAGAATATAAAATCatgtatggtaaaaaaaagtgcaagggCGTGCATATTGGTGAGTGCAGgtgaatgaaattatttataCTAATAGGAAACTTTTTCAAcgaagctttaaaaaaaaaaagatgcagaCTGTTCAAAATGATGTGGCAATGCATTCCCAATATCTGCCATGGTGGCGTGTCGTCTTATAAGCGAGCAAGATCTTAGAAGTACTGGAAAGCACTCCAAATAGTGCACATAAAGTTCTAcactgtttctctctctctctcttccttgaTCTTGTGCGTGTTGTACCTCGTCGTGTTGGTGTGGCCCCATTAATTGTTTTTTGTGTGATGGAATCATATTCCTGTAACTTCAAGGTCGTGTGTGTGGCAGCATACGATGAGCTCTATCCATTTCTTTTATATCGATGGTGAGTTTCATGAGACATGTTCATTATCATGAGAGGTTCTTCGTCGACCAATATTTGCTAGCACGGTCCACGAGTAagaattggagaaaaaaaataactaaacGATGAAATGCCATGCAAGCGCGGGGAAGATCACCACTTATCACTTAAACTATGTGATCCAGAGAAACCAGTTAGACCGAAGATCTGGCTCTCAAATGATTTATAAGGCCAATTTAGAAATAAAACAGCCTGGTAGAATTAAACAGCGTGGTATATAGTCACAAAGTGGCCAACAACATTATAGTCGCCATTATATACTACTCGGAATGGGTGGTGACATTTAGAAAGGGATACCCACAAAGTCGCCATCATCAGATATAAGGATTGAGTGGGAACCTTAAGAATGATATACTCACAAAGTCACCATCATCTGCTTTACCCTCGTCAAGAAGACTCTGCCACAGACCATAGATTTCGTTGCTCTCGTCAGCTCCGTGGATGCTTACGAGTTCAGCACCGAGAGCTTTACATGCCAAGTTCGCTTGATTCCAATCTTTCTTGGCGGAGTTGTAGTGGTAGCACCAGTCGCCTTTTCGCATGAAGAAATTCGGGCAGCATGACCCCTCGCATAATGGCACCAATATGGTAAGGAGAAGCAGGCTGGCGGTGAAGACTAAAGCCATCGTAAatcttcagtaaaaaaaaaaaaaaaacgaaaaggaaAAAAACGAACAGTTAAGGATAAGAGaggaagaataagaaaagataacaaattgtatttgattagacttaaaatattttgtaatctaGCTTGCTCAAGatactaaaacaaaataaaacattcagaAGAATTCTGGCTTAGATTATGAATGAGTATAATGAACTTTgctaaaatgtgaaaatgtatGACAAACTGTTTAGTTTTGACGTTTTGGAAATAAGGGTTTAGAGGTCAGGGTTGAGGGTTGTCATGGAACCTACCTTCTTGGAAATGTCTTTAcaccaattaaaaaacaaatatttaagaGTGGACGTTTCCATAGAACATCTTTAAATTCATGGTGATACTATTATCATGGTATTATTattagaagtaatagtagtggtagtagtagttgcagtagtagtagtagtattagtagtagtagtagtagtagtagtagtagtagtagtagtagtagtagtagtagtagtagtagtaatagtagcagtagtagtagcagcagtagtagtagtagtagtagtagtagtagtagtagtagtagtaataatagtagcagtagtagtagtagtaatagtagtagtagtaatagtagtagtagtagtattagtagtagtagtagtagtagtattagtagtagtagtagtagtagtagtagacgtagtagtagtaatattattaatggtaatgataataatgataacaacattAATGACAGTTAAAATAGCCGAATGATTACCCCAATCGTCATTCTTATTATCAAAATCATTCCCATGACAGTATTTTCtctagaaatttaaaaaatagtgaTTCGAGCTCACCTTTTAACGCTCTGATGAAGAGTAGTGCTAGTAGAAGAATGCAATTTCACAAGACAAATGAAAGAACAGTAT
It includes:
- the LOC129262824 gene encoding C-type lectin lectoxin-Thr1-like, whose amino-acid sequence is MALVFTASLLLLTILVPLCEGSCCPNFFMRKGDWCYHYNSAKKDWNQANLACKALGAELVSIHGADESNEIYGLWQSLLDEGKADDGDFSYWIGLHDLQYEGYYQWSDGTEVNYLLWQSGEPNNNGNEDCVAPRNHGSNAERQFWNDYDCSEKKPYFCRFPISS